Proteins encoded by one window of Spirochaetota bacterium:
- a CDS encoding AraC family ligand binding domain-containing protein, translated as MQRKREEHHAPMTPFAVRIHFAGYDRHHAVGRIRMLRNYHLFHYVLSGHGSVAIDGREWSLTRGSGFFFFPGQYHDYGADADDPWGYAWIAFDGADAKALLTRIGISKERPIFTRRYSPAVASLMESIVTELGAKRAGYDLSVHAKFFSLFSMMAGTRGVSPSDTDANAHESPRVRSMLSYISSHLNGDCTVRAAAESAGLDETYGSKLFKRATGQTMRDYILSLRIGSAKNMLRSSRMDVAGIAEAAGFHEYAVFARLFRRKTGMTPTQFRATKKVW; from the coding sequence ATGCAGCGCAAAAGAGAGGAACATCACGCGCCGATGACGCCATTCGCCGTACGCATCCATTTTGCCGGCTACGACAGGCATCACGCCGTCGGGCGCATTCGCATGCTGAGGAATTATCATCTCTTCCATTATGTGCTCAGCGGTCACGGCAGCGTAGCCATAGACGGTAGAGAATGGTCGCTGACACGCGGCAGCGGCTTCTTCTTTTTCCCCGGGCAGTATCATGACTACGGCGCGGATGCTGATGACCCGTGGGGATATGCCTGGATAGCCTTTGACGGCGCCGATGCCAAGGCGCTGCTCACACGGATAGGCATCTCGAAGGAAAGACCTATATTCACCCGGCGATATTCACCTGCCGTCGCATCGCTCATGGAGTCTATCGTGACCGAGCTCGGTGCAAAAAGAGCGGGTTATGATCTCTCGGTGCATGCGAAATTCTTCTCGCTTTTTTCGATGATGGCCGGAACACGCGGTGTATCGCCGTCGGATACCGATGCGAACGCACATGAAAGCCCGCGTGTGCGGTCTATGCTCAGCTACATCTCATCGCATCTGAACGGCGACTGCACCGTACGCGCCGCGGCCGAATCCGCCGGCCTTGACGAGACCTACGGCTCGAAGCTCTTTAAACGCGCGACCGGTCAGACCATGCGGGACTATATCCTCTCCCTTCGCATCGGGAGCGCAAAGAACATGCTGCGTTCAAGCCGCATGGATGTAGCAGGGATAGCCGAAGCGGCGGGATTTCACGAATACGCCGTGTTCGCCCGCCTCTTTCGCCGTAAGACCGGCATGACACCCACGCAATTCCGCGCAACGAAAAAAGTGTGGTGA